The DNA sequence CGGCCGTCGAGGATGGCGGCGGCGCGGTGGCCGAACGCGACGTCGCGATCCTCGAGCTGCTGTACGCCACCGGCATCCGGGTGTCCGAGCTGTGCGGGCTGAACCTGTCCGACGTGGACCAGGAGCGCCGGGTGATCCGGGTACTCGGCAAGGGGAACAAGGAGCGGACGGTGCCGCTCGGTGCCCCCGCACTGCGAGCGCTGACCGGCTGGCTCGACGGGGGGCGTGGTGAGCTGGCGGACGCCGGCTCCGGGGCGGCGGTGTTCGTCGGCGAACGCGGTCGGCGGATCGACCCACGGGTTGTCCGGCGGGTGGTGCACCGGGCCCTGGGGCTGGTGGAGGGTGCGCCAGACCTCGGACCGCACGGGCTCCGGCACGCGATGGCGACCCACCTGCTGGAGGGGGGCGCCGACCTGCGCAGTGTGCAGGAGCTGCTGGGGCACGCCTCGCTGGCGACCACCCAGATCTACACCCACGTCAGCAACGAGCGTCTCCGCCGCGCGTTCGAGCAGGCCCACCCGAGAGCCTGACGGCACCGCCTCAGGACACAGCGGTCGGAGGCTCAGAACCACAGCAGCGGGTCCGTCAGTGCGCCGTCCAACCAGAGCATCAGGTGCAGATGACAGCCGGTGGACCAGCCGGTGCTGCCGACGTAGCCGATCAGCTGCCCCCGCCGGACCGTCACCCCGACCCCGACCGTGTAGCGCAGCGCATGGTTGTACCCGGTCACCACCCGTCGGCCGTCCACGCTGCCGTGGTCCAGCAGCAGCCGGTTCCCGTAGCCCGGGTTGGCCGACACCTGGCTCACCCGACCGTCCGCAGCGGCGCGGATCGGCGTCCCGCAGCCGGCGGCGAAGTCGGTACCGTCGTGCAGCTTCCAGATCCCCGTCACCGGGTGCCGTCGCATGCCGTACCGCGAGGTCACCGCACCCGCCACCGGCAGGCTGAAGCCGTGCCGGCCCGCCGGGACCAGGTCAGCGGCTGCAGCGGCCGGCGCGGCCGCTGCCAGCACCGCACGTTGCACCGCCCGCCGTTGCGCCTCGCCGACGGCCGAGCGGGGGAGCAGCCGGACCCGGACGGGTCCCACCAGGGCCAACGGGTCGAGATAGCTGCCGTCCCTGATCAGGCCCCAGTGCAGAC is a window from the Microlunatus panaciterrae genome containing:
- a CDS encoding M23 family metallopeptidase, with protein sequence MSVRPPATPAGRLPGGLLISLLLALMTWLHPVPALAEPLLPPPAGWPLAGRPQVLRGFDPPTSRWGPGHRGVDLAADVGDPVLAAAAGTVTFAGRVAGRGVVVVDHGAARTTYEPVAPLLPVGARVRAQTALGVLTTGDHCLLRSCLHWGLIRDGSYLDPLALVGPVRVRLLPRSAVGEAQRRAVQRAVLAAAAPAAAAADLVPAGRHGFSLPVAGAVTSRYGMRRHPVTGIWKLHDGTDFAAGCGTPIRAAADGRVSQVSANPGYGNRLLLDHGSVDGRRVVTGYNHALRYTVGVGVTVRRGQLIGYVGSTGWSTGCHLHLMLWLDGALTDPLLWF
- a CDS encoding tyrosine recombinase, which produces MTDAAQDPDELGAAFDRLLEDYVRHLTLRRNLSEHTIRAYRGDIATLLRHLERLGHSSLDDVDVRAVRSWLAKQQTLGQARTTLQRRAAAARVFLSWAHETQRASHDPGASLRSPKAARRLPPTLEQSDADAMLTRAIAAVEDGGGAVAERDVAILELLYATGIRVSELCGLNLSDVDQERRVIRVLGKGNKERTVPLGAPALRALTGWLDGGRGELADAGSGAAVFVGERGRRIDPRVVRRVVHRALGLVEGAPDLGPHGLRHAMATHLLEGGADLRSVQELLGHASLATTQIYTHVSNERLRRAFEQAHPRA